A genomic stretch from Oreochromis niloticus isolate F11D_XX linkage group LG11, O_niloticus_UMD_NMBU, whole genome shotgun sequence includes:
- the LOC100694296 gene encoding uncharacterized protein LOC100694296 isoform X2 yields MQAHIHIKATEQSRFVLITHDATQQIKSLLQSRNAIEETRQGILKEGSSANHHQTRLAHHYSQERVLSECCVSDQSGSSFISLNQTSQHQRRMGKQKIMMEFCLLFAAICSSVSSAEWKATVVKSIDALVTSCVVVPCSFSHTGGNLPTSRLRGIWHEKDGTKRNIFHEDPTLIKESFKGRTKLVGELGQKNCTLQITEVKDHDNGPFCFRVELVRTENNDPTKDKFSFVEDCVELNMLTEPPKPAVIKPKTATQGEPYTVTCSVTHTCPSNVPKLTWNLDTTNIIVHHKDIKQGNWETQSILTFIPEEKDDNREITCTAEFNGGLKSPETFTLHVKQNYNHIIIPSVVGIGTTVAFVLVCIVMTKKYRKRIEELQSRDGSMWNRLSRMSRRIRSGAGPSRSDQRRSIWSRFSRRPKGDMVDFAHSPNNVNSKSCDNQKVTKPRFPSPKSQPKSYNYKEDPDEGDDYINTADLNIYGNI; encoded by the exons ATGCAAGCACACATCCACATTAAAGCCACAGAACAGTCACGTTTTGTACTTATCACACATGACGCTACCCAGCAAATCAAGTCACTCCTTCAGAGTCGAAACGCCATCGAGGAGACAAGACAAGGAATTCTGAAGGA GGGATCCAGTGCTAATCATCATCAGACCAGATTAGCACATCATTATTCTCAAGAAAGAGTACTGAGTGAATGTTGCGTCTCAGATCAGTCAGGCAGCAGCTTTATCAG tcTCAATCAAACATCCCAACATCAGAGAAGAATGGGCAAACAGAAAATTATGATGGAATTCTGTCTGCTTTTTGCAG CCATCTGTAGCTCCGTGTCCAGTGCTGAATGGAAGGCCACTGTTGTAAAAAGCATTGATGCTCTGGTTACATCCTGTGTTGTGGTACCATGTTCATTCTCCCATACTGGAGGAAACCTGCCCACGTCCAGACTCAGAGGAATCTGGCATGAAAAAGATGGCACAAAAAGAAACATCTTTCATGAGGATCCTACACTGATTAAGGAAAGCTTTAAGGGCCGAACAAAGCTGGTGGGAGAGCTGGGTCAGAAAAACTGCACCTTACAAATAACTGAAGTTAAAGATCATGACAACGGTCCTTTCTGTTTCCGGGTTGAACTAGTGCGAACAGAAAACAATGACCCCACCAAGGACAAATTCTCCTTTGTTGAAGACTGCGTCGAGTTGAACATGCTCA ctgaGCCTCCAAAGCCTGCAGTGATTAAACCAAAGACAGCCACTCAAGGAGAGCCCTACACTGTCACCTGTTCAGTCACCCACACCTGCCCCAGTAATGTTCCTAAACTCACATGGAATCTGGATACTACAAACATCATTGTGCATCATAAAGACATTAAACAAGGAAACTGGGAGACACAGTCCATCCTGACATTTATTCCTGAGGAGAAGGATGACAACAGAGAGATAACCTGCACTGCTGAATTTAATGGAGGCCTGAAATCACCTGAAACTTTCACACTCCATGTAAAAC AGAACTATAATCACATCATCATTCCCTCTGTGGTGGGGATTGGTACCACTGTGGCCTTCGTACTCGTCTGCATTGTCATGACTAAAAAATACAG GAAACGCATTGAAGAGCTTCAAAGTCGAGATGgcag CATGTGGAATCGGCTGTCGAGGATGTCTCGCAG GATTCGCTCCGGAGCAGGACCATCTCGTTCGGATCAAAG AAGGTCTATTTGGAGCAGATTTTCGAG GAGGCCTAAAGGGGACATGGTAGATTTTGCTCATAG TCCAAACAAtgtgaattcaaaatcctgtgATAACCAGAAAGTCACAAAACCTCGTTTCCCATCTCCCAAAAG CCAGCCCAAATCTTACAATTACAAAGAG GACCCTGATGAAGGTGATGACTACATTAATACCGCAGACCTCAACATCTATGGAAacatctaa
- the LOC100694296 gene encoding uncharacterized protein LOC100694296 isoform X1 → MQAHIHIKATEQSRFVLITHDATQQIKSLLQSRNAIEETRQGILKEGSSANHHQTRLAHHYSQERVLSECCVSDQSGSSFISLNQTSQHQRRMGKQKIMMEFCLLFAAICSSVSSAEWKATVVKSIDALVTSCVVVPCSFSHTGGNLPTSRLRGIWHEKDGTKRNIFHEDPTLIKESFKGRTKLVGELGQKNCTLQITEVKDHDNGPFCFRVELVRTENNDPTKDKFSFVEDCVELNMLTEPPKPAVIKPKTATQGEPYTVTCSVTHTCPSNVPKLTWNLDTTNIIVHHKDIKQGNWETQSILTFIPEEKDDNREITCTAEFNGGLKSPETFTLHVKRVENYNHIIIPSVVGIGTTVAFVLVCIVMTKKYRKRIEELQSRDGSMWNRLSRMSRRIRSGAGPSRSDQRRSIWSRFSRRPKGDMVDFAHSPNNVNSKSCDNQKVTKPRFPSPKSQPKSYNYKEDPDEGDDYINTADLNIYGNI, encoded by the exons ATGCAAGCACACATCCACATTAAAGCCACAGAACAGTCACGTTTTGTACTTATCACACATGACGCTACCCAGCAAATCAAGTCACTCCTTCAGAGTCGAAACGCCATCGAGGAGACAAGACAAGGAATTCTGAAGGA GGGATCCAGTGCTAATCATCATCAGACCAGATTAGCACATCATTATTCTCAAGAAAGAGTACTGAGTGAATGTTGCGTCTCAGATCAGTCAGGCAGCAGCTTTATCAG tcTCAATCAAACATCCCAACATCAGAGAAGAATGGGCAAACAGAAAATTATGATGGAATTCTGTCTGCTTTTTGCAG CCATCTGTAGCTCCGTGTCCAGTGCTGAATGGAAGGCCACTGTTGTAAAAAGCATTGATGCTCTGGTTACATCCTGTGTTGTGGTACCATGTTCATTCTCCCATACTGGAGGAAACCTGCCCACGTCCAGACTCAGAGGAATCTGGCATGAAAAAGATGGCACAAAAAGAAACATCTTTCATGAGGATCCTACACTGATTAAGGAAAGCTTTAAGGGCCGAACAAAGCTGGTGGGAGAGCTGGGTCAGAAAAACTGCACCTTACAAATAACTGAAGTTAAAGATCATGACAACGGTCCTTTCTGTTTCCGGGTTGAACTAGTGCGAACAGAAAACAATGACCCCACCAAGGACAAATTCTCCTTTGTTGAAGACTGCGTCGAGTTGAACATGCTCA ctgaGCCTCCAAAGCCTGCAGTGATTAAACCAAAGACAGCCACTCAAGGAGAGCCCTACACTGTCACCTGTTCAGTCACCCACACCTGCCCCAGTAATGTTCCTAAACTCACATGGAATCTGGATACTACAAACATCATTGTGCATCATAAAGACATTAAACAAGGAAACTGGGAGACACAGTCCATCCTGACATTTATTCCTGAGGAGAAGGATGACAACAGAGAGATAACCTGCACTGCTGAATTTAATGGAGGCCTGAAATCACCTGAAACTTTCACACTCCATGTAAAAC GTGTAGAGAACTATAATCACATCATCATTCCCTCTGTGGTGGGGATTGGTACCACTGTGGCCTTCGTACTCGTCTGCATTGTCATGACTAAAAAATACAG GAAACGCATTGAAGAGCTTCAAAGTCGAGATGgcag CATGTGGAATCGGCTGTCGAGGATGTCTCGCAG GATTCGCTCCGGAGCAGGACCATCTCGTTCGGATCAAAG AAGGTCTATTTGGAGCAGATTTTCGAG GAGGCCTAAAGGGGACATGGTAGATTTTGCTCATAG TCCAAACAAtgtgaattcaaaatcctgtgATAACCAGAAAGTCACAAAACCTCGTTTCCCATCTCCCAAAAG CCAGCCCAAATCTTACAATTACAAAGAG GACCCTGATGAAGGTGATGACTACATTAATACCGCAGACCTCAACATCTATGGAAacatctaa